One window of Bos indicus isolate NIAB-ARS_2022 breed Sahiwal x Tharparkar chromosome 18, NIAB-ARS_B.indTharparkar_mat_pri_1.0, whole genome shotgun sequence genomic DNA carries:
- the PSMD8 gene encoding 26S proteasome non-ATPase regulatory subunit 8, translating to MAATAVNGVAGTSSSGSAAASGAILQAAAGMYEQLKGEWNRKSPNLSKCGEELGRLKLVLLELNFLPTTGTKLTKQQLILARDILEIGAQWSILRKDIPSFERYMAQLKCYYFDYKEQLPESAYMHQLLGLNLLFLLSQNRVAEFHTELERLPAKDIQTNVYIKHPVSLEQYLMEGSYNKVFLAKGNIPAESYTFFIDILLDTIRDEIAGCIEKAYEKILFTEATRILFFNTPKKMTDYAKKRGWVLGLNNYYSFASQQQKPEDTTIPSTELAKQVIEYARQLEMIV from the exons ATGGCGGCCACGGCGGTGAACGGGGTGGCCGGCACCTCGAGCTCGGGGTCTGCGGCGGCCTCGGGCGCGATCCTGCAGGCCGCGGCCGGCATGTACGAGCAGCTCAAGGGCGAGTGGAACCGGAAAAGCCCTAATCTTAGCAAGTGCGGGGAAGAGCTGGGCCGTCTTAAG CTGGTTTTGTTGGAGCTCAACTTCCTGCCAACCACAGGGACCAAATTGACCAAGCAGCAGCTCATTCTGGCCC GTGACATACTGGAGATCGGGGCTCAATGGAGTATCCTACGCAAGGACATCCCCTCCTTCGAGCGGTACATGGCCCAGCTCAAGTGCTACTACTTCGATTACAA GGAGCAGCTCCCAGAGTCAGCCTACATGCACCAGCTCCTGGGCCTCAACCTCCTCTTCCTGCTGTCCCAGAACCGGGTGGCTGAGTTCCACACAGAGCTGGAGCGGCTGCCTGCCAAGGACATCCAGACCAACGTATACATCAAGCATCCGGTGTCCCTCGAGCAA TACCTGATGGAGGGCAGCTACAATAAGGTATTCCTGGCCAAAGGCAACATTCCCGCCGAGAGCTACACTTTCTTCATCGACATCCTGCTTGACACTATCAG GGATGAAATTGCTGGTTGTATCGAGAAGGCCTATGAGAAAATCCTCTTCACAGAGGCCACCCGGATCCTCTTCTTCAACACACCCAAAAAGATGACAGACTACGCCAAGAAG CGAGGGTGGGTCCTGGGCCTCAACAACTACTACAGCTTTGCCAGCCAGCAGCAGAAGCCGGAAGATACCACCATCCCTTCCACGGAGCTGGCCAAACAGGTCATCGAGTATGCCCGGCAGCTGGAGATGATCGTCTGA
- the GGN gene encoding gametogenetin — protein sequence MGNVQSEPSAGGGSRKEQASDRSSDSRRTSLVEPEVTPSSPAMRLARGLGVWFPGSSAPPGLLVPPEPQASPSPLPLTLELPSPVTPPSEEAAAAAVSTPPPPPVGTLLPAPSKWRKPMGTPVPRIRGLLEASHRGQGDPPSLRPLPPPSLQLAEEDPDPVPRAPSPTPPPLEPRKPPLPPPSDGQHPDRRITPALATPAATPTESQARLGSEGQTASGARSGAPLQAGEGEMARPAASESGLSLLCKVTFKSGPPLPPAAASSSLATKASLGGGGGGGGGGGLFAASGSISYAEVLKQGPLTPGASRPSGEVPRATQEAEGGDGDGEGCSGPPSASASHARTLPPPPYTTFPGSKPKFDWVSPPDGPERHFRFNGAGGGVGAPRRRAAAFSGPWGSAPPASGQMHPAPGSRRPAPALLAPPMFIFPAPTNGEPVRPRPPGPPELMPPPPPPTPPPTPPPAPPPTPQPPVIQTTPLPVTLPPAPGPGHLESAVTPAPAPSLSSALAADQAQVPAPAPAPAPAPAPSPAPAPTVAEPLPPAPAPAPAKTRTRRNKGPRAARAVPREDGAPGDGPRERTATTVTDSGGAGGGGSGALPAGTANSGAARHWPPFQVLNSCPCKCYCRHQPRHRRLPRNVSAWLSTPTNHLSEPPWVATIKLAGSLVAGLEHYDLQATHSN from the exons ATGGGGAACGTGCAGTCGGAGCCGTCCGCGGGCGGGGGCTCCCGAAAAGAGCAGGCCTCGGACCGGTCCTCCGACTCCCGCCGGACATCCCTGGTGGAGCCCGAGGTGACCCCCTCCTCCCCGGCCATGCGCCTGGCTCGCGGGCTGGGCGTCTGGTTCCCTGGCAGCTCCGCGCCCCCGGGACTCCTGGTACCCCCGGAGCCCCAGGCCtcaccctcacccctgcccctgACCTTAGAACTGCCCTCGCCAGTGACGCCCCCTTCAGAGGAGGCGGCTGCGGCCGCGGTCTCcacaccacccccgccccccgtggGGACCCTGCTGCCCGCGCCGTCTAAGTGGCGAAAACCCATGGGCACTCCAGTGCCCCGGATCCGCGGTCTGCTGGAGGCGAGTCATCGAGGCCAGGGTGACCCTCCGAGCCTCCGCCCGCTGCCGCCGCCATCCCTGCAACTAGCCGAAGAGGACCCCGACCCTGTCCCGAGGGCCCCATCTCCGACTCCGCCGCCCTTGGAGCCGCGGAAGCCGCCACTACCGCCACCTTCCGACGGGCAGCACCCGGACCGCAGAATCACTCCTGCTCTGGCCACACCCGCCGCAACCCCTACAGAAAGCCAGGCCAGACTCGGCAGCGAGGGCCAGACGGCCAGCGGGGCCCGCAGCGGGGCACCTCTCCAAGCAGGCGAGGGCGAAATGGCCAGGCCTGCGGCCTCCGAGTCCGGCCTGAGTCTGTTGTGTAAAGTCACCTTCAAGTCGGGGCCCCCGCTGCCCCCTGCGGCAGCGTCCAGTTCTTTAGCCACTAAAGCCTCTctggggggcggcggcggcggcggcggcggcggcggactCTTCGCCGCCTCGGGCTCCATCTCCTACGCTGAGGTCCTGAAGCAGGGGCCCCTGACTCCAGGGGCCTCTCGCCCCTCGGGAGAGGTGCCTCGGGCAACTCAGGAAGCAGAGGGCGGTGATGGAGACGGCGAGGGGTGTTCTGGACCCCCCTCGGCTTCTGCGTCCCACGCCCGGACTCTTCCGCCGCCACCTTACACCACCTTCCCAGGCTCGAAGCCCAAATTTGACTGGGTAAGCCCTCCTGATGGCCCTGAACGCCACTTTCGCTTCAATGGAGCTGGCGGAGGCGTCGGGGCGCCCAGACGACGCGCAGCCGCTTTCTCAGGGCCCTGGGGCTCCGCACCGCCTGCTTCAGGGCAGATGCATCCTGCTCCCGGGTCCCGGAGGCCCGCACCCGCCTTGCTGGCGCCGCCTATGTTCATCTTCCCGGCGCCCACCAATGGCGAGCCTGTGCGCCCCCGGCCTCCCGGCCCGCCGGAGCTgatgccgccgccgccgccgcccacgCCACCACCCACGCCGCCTCCAGCGCCGCCTCCCACACCGCAGCCGCCCGTGATCCAGACAACGCCGCTGCCGGTGACGCTCCCGCCCGCCCCGGGCCCGGGCCACTTGGAGTCGGCCGTGACTCCCGCCCCGGCTCCCTCTCTGTCCTCCGCCTTGGCTGCTGACCAGGCCCAGgtcccggccccggccccggccccggccccggccccggccccatCCCCGGCTCCAGCTCCCACTGTGGCCGAGCCATTGCCACCTgcgcccgcgcccgcgcccgccAAGACCCGCACGCGCAGGAACAAGGGTCCCCGTGCAGCCCGCGCGGTTCCGCGTGAGGATGGCGCCCCCGGAGATGGTCCCCGCGAACGTACAGCCACTACTGTGACTGACAGCGGTGGTGCAGGGGGTGGTGGCAGCGGAGCTCTTCCGGCGGGGACAGCTAACTCGGGCGCCGCGCGCCACTGGCCACCCTTCCAGGTGCTTAACTCCTGTCCCTGCAAGTGTTACTGCCGCCACCAGCCACGCCACCGCCGCCTGCCAAGAAACGTGTCTGCCTG GCTGAGCACACCCACCAACCACCTGAGTGAGCCACCCTGGGTCGCCACCATCAAGTTGGCCGGCTCCCTGGTAGCCGGGCTGGAGCACTATGACTtgcaggctacccattccaactGA
- the SPRED3 gene encoding sprouty-related, EVH1 domain-containing protein 3 isoform X1, giving the protein MEKEVGMGEKRWQEEERSHAGRRYMVRVRAVVMARDDSSGGWLPVGGGGLSQVSVCRVRGARPEGGARQGHYVIHGERLRDQKITLECTLRPGLVYNKVNPIFHHWSLGDCKFGLTFQSPAEADEFQKSLLAALAALGRGSLTPSSSSSSSSPSQDTAETPCPLTSHVDSDSSSSHSHQETPPSAAAAPIVTVESASGFGPATPPQRRRSSAQSYPPLLPFMGIPEPSEPLAGAGGPGWGGRGYEDYRRAGPPAPLALSTCVVRFAKTGALRGAALGPPAVLPAPLTEAAPPAPPARPPPGPGPAPAPAKASPEAEEAARCVHCRALFRRRADGRGGRCAEAPDPGRLLVRRLSCLWCAESLLYHCLSDAEGDFSDPCACEPGHPRPAARWAALAALSLAVPCLCCYAPLRACHWVAARCGCAGCGGRHEEAAR; this is encoded by the exons ATGGAGAAGGAGGTAGGCATGGgagaaaagagatggcaagaggaagaaagaagccaTGCTGGAAGAAG gtaCATGGTTCGGGTCCGAGCCGTGGTGATGGCCCGAGATGACTCCAGTGGGGGCTGGCTgcctgtggggggcgggggcctcAGCCAGGTGAGCGTATGTCGGGTCCGAGGGGCCAGGCCCGAGGGGGGGGCCCGCCAGGGGCACTACGTCATCCACGGGGAGCGCCTCCGGGACCAGAAA ATCACCTTGGAGTGTACCCTGAGGCCAGGCTTGGTTTACAACAAGGTGAACCCCATCTTCCATCACTGGAGCCTGGGTGACTGCAAGTTCGGGCTGACGTTTCAGAGCCCGGCCGAGGCAGATGAGTTTCAGAAGAGCCTGCTGGCAGCGCTGGCTGCTCTGGGTCGAG GCTcgctcaccccctcctcctcctcctcttcctcctccccttcccaggaCACTGCAGAGACCCCCTGCCCTCTGACG TCCCACGTGGACAGCGACTCCTCCTCCAGTCACAGCCACCAGGAGACGCCTCCCAGCGCAGCGGCGGCCCCCATCGTCACGGTGGAGTCAGCTTCCGGCTTCGGGCCGGCCACGCCCCCCCAGCGCCGCCGCTCATCAGCTCAG AGCTACCCTCCGCTCCTACCATTCATGGGGATTCCGGAGCCTTCAGAGCccctggctggggcagggggcccGGGCTGGGGCGGCCGCGGCTATGAGGATTACCGGCGTGCGGGGCCGCCCGCGCCCCTCGCCCTGTCCACCTGCGTCGTGCGATTCGCCAAGACCGGCGCTTTGAGGGGCGCAGCCCTGGGGCCCCCCGCAGTCCTACCCGCCCCTCTCACCGAGGCTGCTCCTCCAGCACCCCCGGCTcgcccacccccaggccctggcCCGGCCCCTGCGCCAGCCAAGGCCTCCCCGGAGGCGGAGGAGGCGGCGCGCTGCGTGCACTGCCGCGCGCTCTTCCGCCGTCGCGCTGATGGTCGTGGCGGCCGCTGCGCCGAGGCCCCGGACCCGGGTCGCCTGCTTGTGCGCCGTCTCAGCTGCCTGTGGTGCGCTGAGAGTTTGCTCTACCACTGCCTGTCGGATGCCGAGGGCGACTTCTCGGACCCATGCGCCTGCGAGCCGGGCCACCCGCGCCCCGCCGCGCGCTGGGCCGCGCTGGCTGCCCTCTCGCTCGCGGTGCCCTGCCTCTGCTGCTACGCGCCCCTGCGTGCATGCCACTGGGTCGCGGCGCGATGCGGCTGCGCCGGCTGTGGAGGTCGCCACGAAGAGGCTGCGCGGTGA
- the SPRED3 gene encoding sprouty-related, EVH1 domain-containing protein 3 isoform X3, which translates to MEKEVGMGEKRWQEEERSHAGRRYMVRVRAVVMARDDSSGGWLPVGGGGLSQITLECTLRPGLVYNKVNPIFHHWSLGDCKFGLTFQSPAEADEFQKSLLAALAALGRGSLTPSSSSSSSSPSQDTAETPCPLTSHVDSDSSSSHSHQETPPSAAAAPIVTVESASGFGPATPPQRRRSSAQSYPPLLPFMGIPEPSEPLAGAGGPGWGGRGYEDYRRAGPPAPLALSTCVVRFAKTGALRGAALGPPAVLPAPLTEAAPPAPPARPPPGPGPAPAPAKASPEAEEAARCVHCRALFRRRADGRGGRCAEAPDPGRLLVRRLSCLWCAESLLYHCLSDAEGDFSDPCACEPGHPRPAARWAALAALSLAVPCLCCYAPLRACHWVAARCGCAGCGGRHEEAAR; encoded by the exons ATGGAGAAGGAGGTAGGCATGGgagaaaagagatggcaagaggaagaaagaagccaTGCTGGAAGAAG gtaCATGGTTCGGGTCCGAGCCGTGGTGATGGCCCGAGATGACTCCAGTGGGGGCTGGCTgcctgtggggggcgggggcctcAGCCAG ATCACCTTGGAGTGTACCCTGAGGCCAGGCTTGGTTTACAACAAGGTGAACCCCATCTTCCATCACTGGAGCCTGGGTGACTGCAAGTTCGGGCTGACGTTTCAGAGCCCGGCCGAGGCAGATGAGTTTCAGAAGAGCCTGCTGGCAGCGCTGGCTGCTCTGGGTCGAG GCTcgctcaccccctcctcctcctcctcttcctcctccccttcccaggaCACTGCAGAGACCCCCTGCCCTCTGACG TCCCACGTGGACAGCGACTCCTCCTCCAGTCACAGCCACCAGGAGACGCCTCCCAGCGCAGCGGCGGCCCCCATCGTCACGGTGGAGTCAGCTTCCGGCTTCGGGCCGGCCACGCCCCCCCAGCGCCGCCGCTCATCAGCTCAG AGCTACCCTCCGCTCCTACCATTCATGGGGATTCCGGAGCCTTCAGAGCccctggctggggcagggggcccGGGCTGGGGCGGCCGCGGCTATGAGGATTACCGGCGTGCGGGGCCGCCCGCGCCCCTCGCCCTGTCCACCTGCGTCGTGCGATTCGCCAAGACCGGCGCTTTGAGGGGCGCAGCCCTGGGGCCCCCCGCAGTCCTACCCGCCCCTCTCACCGAGGCTGCTCCTCCAGCACCCCCGGCTcgcccacccccaggccctggcCCGGCCCCTGCGCCAGCCAAGGCCTCCCCGGAGGCGGAGGAGGCGGCGCGCTGCGTGCACTGCCGCGCGCTCTTCCGCCGTCGCGCTGATGGTCGTGGCGGCCGCTGCGCCGAGGCCCCGGACCCGGGTCGCCTGCTTGTGCGCCGTCTCAGCTGCCTGTGGTGCGCTGAGAGTTTGCTCTACCACTGCCTGTCGGATGCCGAGGGCGACTTCTCGGACCCATGCGCCTGCGAGCCGGGCCACCCGCGCCCCGCCGCGCGCTGGGCCGCGCTGGCTGCCCTCTCGCTCGCGGTGCCCTGCCTCTGCTGCTACGCGCCCCTGCGTGCATGCCACTGGGTCGCGGCGCGATGCGGCTGCGCCGGCTGTGGAGGTCGCCACGAAGAGGCTGCGCGGTGA
- the SPRED3 gene encoding sprouty-related, EVH1 domain-containing protein 3 isoform X4 gives MVRVRAVVMARDDSSGGWLPVGGGGLSQITLECTLRPGLVYNKVNPIFHHWSLGDCKFGLTFQSPAEADEFQKSLLAALAALGRGSLTPSSSSSSSSPSQDTAETPCPLTSHVDSDSSSSHSHQETPPSAAAAPIVTVESASGFGPATPPQRRRSSAQSYPPLLPFMGIPEPSEPLAGAGGPGWGGRGYEDYRRAGPPAPLALSTCVVRFAKTGALRGAALGPPAVLPAPLTEAAPPAPPARPPPGPGPAPAPAKASPEAEEAARCVHCRALFRRRADGRGGRCAEAPDPGRLLVRRLSCLWCAESLLYHCLSDAEGDFSDPCACEPGHPRPAARWAALAALSLAVPCLCCYAPLRACHWVAARCGCAGCGGRHEEAAR, from the exons ATGGTTCGGGTCCGAGCCGTGGTGATGGCCCGAGATGACTCCAGTGGGGGCTGGCTgcctgtggggggcgggggcctcAGCCAG ATCACCTTGGAGTGTACCCTGAGGCCAGGCTTGGTTTACAACAAGGTGAACCCCATCTTCCATCACTGGAGCCTGGGTGACTGCAAGTTCGGGCTGACGTTTCAGAGCCCGGCCGAGGCAGATGAGTTTCAGAAGAGCCTGCTGGCAGCGCTGGCTGCTCTGGGTCGAG GCTcgctcaccccctcctcctcctcctcttcctcctccccttcccaggaCACTGCAGAGACCCCCTGCCCTCTGACG TCCCACGTGGACAGCGACTCCTCCTCCAGTCACAGCCACCAGGAGACGCCTCCCAGCGCAGCGGCGGCCCCCATCGTCACGGTGGAGTCAGCTTCCGGCTTCGGGCCGGCCACGCCCCCCCAGCGCCGCCGCTCATCAGCTCAG AGCTACCCTCCGCTCCTACCATTCATGGGGATTCCGGAGCCTTCAGAGCccctggctggggcagggggcccGGGCTGGGGCGGCCGCGGCTATGAGGATTACCGGCGTGCGGGGCCGCCCGCGCCCCTCGCCCTGTCCACCTGCGTCGTGCGATTCGCCAAGACCGGCGCTTTGAGGGGCGCAGCCCTGGGGCCCCCCGCAGTCCTACCCGCCCCTCTCACCGAGGCTGCTCCTCCAGCACCCCCGGCTcgcccacccccaggccctggcCCGGCCCCTGCGCCAGCCAAGGCCTCCCCGGAGGCGGAGGAGGCGGCGCGCTGCGTGCACTGCCGCGCGCTCTTCCGCCGTCGCGCTGATGGTCGTGGCGGCCGCTGCGCCGAGGCCCCGGACCCGGGTCGCCTGCTTGTGCGCCGTCTCAGCTGCCTGTGGTGCGCTGAGAGTTTGCTCTACCACTGCCTGTCGGATGCCGAGGGCGACTTCTCGGACCCATGCGCCTGCGAGCCGGGCCACCCGCGCCCCGCCGCGCGCTGGGCCGCGCTGGCTGCCCTCTCGCTCGCGGTGCCCTGCCTCTGCTGCTACGCGCCCCTGCGTGCATGCCACTGGGTCGCGGCGCGATGCGGCTGCGCCGGCTGTGGAGGTCGCCACGAAGAGGCTGCGCGGTGA
- the SPRED3 gene encoding sprouty-related, EVH1 domain-containing protein 3 isoform X2, with product MVRVRAVVMARDDSSGGWLPVGGGGLSQVSVCRVRGARPEGGARQGHYVIHGERLRDQKITLECTLRPGLVYNKVNPIFHHWSLGDCKFGLTFQSPAEADEFQKSLLAALAALGRGSLTPSSSSSSSSPSQDTAETPCPLTSHVDSDSSSSHSHQETPPSAAAAPIVTVESASGFGPATPPQRRRSSAQSYPPLLPFMGIPEPSEPLAGAGGPGWGGRGYEDYRRAGPPAPLALSTCVVRFAKTGALRGAALGPPAVLPAPLTEAAPPAPPARPPPGPGPAPAPAKASPEAEEAARCVHCRALFRRRADGRGGRCAEAPDPGRLLVRRLSCLWCAESLLYHCLSDAEGDFSDPCACEPGHPRPAARWAALAALSLAVPCLCCYAPLRACHWVAARCGCAGCGGRHEEAAR from the exons ATGGTTCGGGTCCGAGCCGTGGTGATGGCCCGAGATGACTCCAGTGGGGGCTGGCTgcctgtggggggcgggggcctcAGCCAGGTGAGCGTATGTCGGGTCCGAGGGGCCAGGCCCGAGGGGGGGGCCCGCCAGGGGCACTACGTCATCCACGGGGAGCGCCTCCGGGACCAGAAA ATCACCTTGGAGTGTACCCTGAGGCCAGGCTTGGTTTACAACAAGGTGAACCCCATCTTCCATCACTGGAGCCTGGGTGACTGCAAGTTCGGGCTGACGTTTCAGAGCCCGGCCGAGGCAGATGAGTTTCAGAAGAGCCTGCTGGCAGCGCTGGCTGCTCTGGGTCGAG GCTcgctcaccccctcctcctcctcctcttcctcctccccttcccaggaCACTGCAGAGACCCCCTGCCCTCTGACG TCCCACGTGGACAGCGACTCCTCCTCCAGTCACAGCCACCAGGAGACGCCTCCCAGCGCAGCGGCGGCCCCCATCGTCACGGTGGAGTCAGCTTCCGGCTTCGGGCCGGCCACGCCCCCCCAGCGCCGCCGCTCATCAGCTCAG AGCTACCCTCCGCTCCTACCATTCATGGGGATTCCGGAGCCTTCAGAGCccctggctggggcagggggcccGGGCTGGGGCGGCCGCGGCTATGAGGATTACCGGCGTGCGGGGCCGCCCGCGCCCCTCGCCCTGTCCACCTGCGTCGTGCGATTCGCCAAGACCGGCGCTTTGAGGGGCGCAGCCCTGGGGCCCCCCGCAGTCCTACCCGCCCCTCTCACCGAGGCTGCTCCTCCAGCACCCCCGGCTcgcccacccccaggccctggcCCGGCCCCTGCGCCAGCCAAGGCCTCCCCGGAGGCGGAGGAGGCGGCGCGCTGCGTGCACTGCCGCGCGCTCTTCCGCCGTCGCGCTGATGGTCGTGGCGGCCGCTGCGCCGAGGCCCCGGACCCGGGTCGCCTGCTTGTGCGCCGTCTCAGCTGCCTGTGGTGCGCTGAGAGTTTGCTCTACCACTGCCTGTCGGATGCCGAGGGCGACTTCTCGGACCCATGCGCCTGCGAGCCGGGCCACCCGCGCCCCGCCGCGCGCTGGGCCGCGCTGGCTGCCCTCTCGCTCGCGGTGCCCTGCCTCTGCTGCTACGCGCCCCTGCGTGCATGCCACTGGGTCGCGGCGCGATGCGGCTGCGCCGGCTGTGGAGGTCGCCACGAAGAGGCTGCGCGGTGA